A window from Aureibacillus halotolerans encodes these proteins:
- a CDS encoding transglycosylase domain-containing protein, with amino-acid sequence MKYPQWLKRIVIIALIALSIGLSSLGVVLLVAKLSPPPALSVPQTSVVLDIAGNPIGERTPGGITRYWTALADIDQDVVQATLAAEDAHFYEHNGFHYSRIAAAAIANLKAMAKVQGASTITQQYARNLFGDMSKTWSRKLREAYVTLQLEMHYSKDEILEGYLNTIYYGHGIYGIEAAARFYFGTSADDLTIAQASLLAGIPKGPGFYSPKINMENAKKRQAYVLSQMVSAKVIDASDAQLAAEKVLHFAPKKEDIRVAPYFQDTVYQQLSSHLHLTERQVKTGGLRIYTTLDSNLQKIAEKAVAENLSEESKIQAAVVIMEPKTGSVKALVGGRDYQESSFNRAIQAQRSPGSTFKPILYYTALQNGFTPATRLMSEPTAFPYDEGREVYRPGNYNGYYAHRPITMAQALALSDNIYAVKTGLFLGTDQLIQTAKKMGIDSPLKSVPSLSLGTSAVNVLEMTEGYSVFATNGRHVPPQFITRVENAAGEVIYEAEPTSTQVLDKDLAFLTTHMMTGIFDDRLNGYTTVTGRDLIPLLTRPYAGKTGTTNADSWMIGFSPQLVTSVWLGYDEGKTMDIPSEKAAPKYIWADIMEQSHKGRPLRAFQPTEDTVPVAIDPESGLRATSDCPVQRVMYFEEGTAPQGYCSLPTAKKANESPLLPVEEPKPPWWEQLWPF; translated from the coding sequence GTGAAGTACCCCCAGTGGTTAAAACGCATCGTGATCATAGCACTCATTGCCCTTTCTATTGGGCTTAGTAGTTTAGGCGTCGTGTTGCTTGTTGCCAAGCTATCCCCACCACCAGCCCTTTCCGTTCCTCAAACCTCTGTTGTCCTTGATATAGCGGGTAATCCGATAGGCGAACGAACGCCTGGTGGCATCACGCGGTATTGGACAGCGCTAGCGGACATTGATCAAGATGTTGTTCAAGCGACGCTTGCTGCAGAGGATGCACACTTTTATGAGCACAATGGATTTCATTACTCTCGAATTGCGGCAGCGGCGATAGCAAACCTCAAAGCAATGGCAAAAGTCCAAGGCGCTAGCACAATTACACAGCAATATGCACGAAACTTGTTCGGAGATATGTCCAAAACATGGAGCCGCAAGCTTCGAGAAGCCTACGTTACTTTGCAACTAGAAATGCACTATTCTAAAGACGAGATTCTAGAAGGGTATTTAAATACGATTTATTACGGTCATGGCATTTATGGGATTGAAGCTGCGGCACGCTTTTATTTTGGCACTTCCGCAGACGATTTGACAATTGCCCAGGCCTCGCTTTTGGCAGGAATACCAAAAGGGCCAGGGTTTTACTCTCCTAAAATCAATATGGAGAACGCAAAAAAACGCCAAGCGTATGTGCTTTCGCAAATGGTTTCTGCAAAGGTCATTGACGCAAGCGATGCACAACTAGCTGCAGAGAAAGTGCTCCATTTTGCTCCAAAAAAGGAGGATATTCGCGTCGCCCCTTATTTTCAAGATACGGTGTATCAACAACTCTCGAGCCATTTGCATCTAACGGAGCGTCAAGTAAAAACAGGCGGCTTGCGAATCTATACGACGTTGGATTCAAATCTGCAAAAAATTGCTGAAAAAGCGGTGGCTGAAAACCTTTCAGAGGAATCAAAGATTCAGGCCGCTGTTGTCATTATGGAACCTAAAACTGGGAGCGTCAAAGCCCTTGTTGGGGGGAGAGACTATCAAGAAAGCTCGTTTAATCGCGCGATTCAAGCACAACGGTCTCCTGGCTCTACCTTCAAACCAATACTTTATTATACAGCACTTCAAAATGGGTTTACACCTGCGACTCGCCTGATGAGTGAACCGACTGCCTTCCCTTACGATGAAGGCCGCGAAGTGTATAGGCCTGGCAATTATAATGGCTATTACGCACACAGACCGATAACTATGGCGCAGGCGTTAGCGTTGTCAGACAACATTTACGCCGTCAAAACAGGGTTGTTTCTAGGCACAGATCAGTTGATTCAAACCGCCAAAAAAATGGGCATTGATAGTCCACTTAAATCGGTCCCTTCACTATCGCTTGGTACGTCAGCTGTAAACGTCTTGGAGATGACCGAAGGGTACAGTGTGTTTGCCACAAATGGCCGTCATGTGCCACCTCAGTTTATTACGAGAGTCGAAAATGCGGCGGGCGAGGTCATCTATGAAGCTGAGCCAACGTCAACTCAGGTGTTAGACAAGGACCTTGCCTTTTTAACAACGCATATGATGACGGGCATCTTTGATGATCGTTTGAACGGGTATACGACTGTCACTGGCCGTGATCTCATTCCATTGCTCACACGCCCTTATGCAGGAAAGACGGGTACCACGAATGCCGATTCTTGGATGATTGGCTTTTCACCACAGCTTGTGACTTCGGTTTGGCTCGGCTACGACGAGGGCAAAACGATGGACATTCCTTCTGAAAAAGCAGCGCCGAAATACATTTGGGCGGATATCATGGAACAAAGCCATAAAGGACGACCACTACGAGCTTTTCAGCCGACAGAAGATACCGTCCCAGTCGCCATTGACCCTGAGAGCGGACTTCGCGCAACCTCAGACTGCCCCGTTCAACGCGTCATGTATTTCGAAGAAGGAACTGCACCACAAGGGTATTGCAGCTTGCCAACTGCAAAAAAAGCAAATGAGTCCCCTCTCCTGCCCGTTGAGGAACCAAAGCCCCCATGGTGGGAGCAGCTGTGGCCGTTTTGA
- a CDS encoding YwhD family protein — translation MSEQKKPGGSQFNILKNDSTDGHGGFGVGALSLENVTPVIIDPEDKEAFIDMGALHARSKVERRLKFVQDRAEVPNGRLYWIVWVTVAKGPEGTYYAGLGGCEIRVNREIKRGYKSMPEHVNNMDKSMKHKVAVEHMDQDSRALLATFLEGYDLGMWERSPSEIQDALKS, via the coding sequence TTGAGTGAACAAAAAAAACCAGGTGGAAGTCAGTTCAATATATTAAAAAATGATTCAACCGATGGCCACGGTGGGTTTGGTGTAGGGGCGTTAAGTCTTGAAAATGTGACACCAGTCATTATCGACCCCGAAGATAAAGAGGCATTTATCGATATGGGTGCGCTTCATGCCCGGTCTAAAGTCGAGCGGCGTTTAAAGTTTGTGCAAGATCGAGCAGAGGTTCCGAATGGCAGGTTGTACTGGATTGTTTGGGTGACAGTCGCAAAAGGACCGGAAGGCACCTATTATGCTGGTCTTGGGGGATGTGAAATCCGAGTGAATCGAGAGATTAAACGAGGGTACAAATCAATGCCTGAGCATGTGAACAACATGGATAAATCCATGAAGCATAAAGTGGCTGTAGAGCATATGGATCAAGACTCGCGTGCCTTACTCGCGACCTTTTTGGAGGGCTACGATTTGGGCATGTGGGAACGGTCGCCGAGTGAAATTCAAGATGCCTTGAAATCGTGA
- a CDS encoding 2-hydroxymuconate tautomerase translates to MPYVTVKLLEGRSDEQKKALAEKVTAAVSETVDAPPEKIVVFIEEMKKEDYAVGGKRLAD, encoded by the coding sequence ATGCCATACGTTACAGTAAAATTGTTAGAAGGTCGCTCAGACGAGCAAAAAAAGGCGCTCGCTGAGAAAGTAACAGCGGCTGTTTCTGAAACTGTCGACGCGCCACCTGAAAAAATCGTTGTATTCATTGAAGAAATGAAAAAAGAAGATTACGCAGTTGGTGGCAAACGCTTGGCTGATTAA
- a CDS encoding YwgA family protein, with translation MLKEHTKLLQVLAETEEIIGRKKLQKMVYVAQKLRFPFYEKYEFHFYGPYSEELTLQMEELHNLGLISETKERKGGYEQYRYALTRDGDDFLKQYGLESVLTGEVMMCLNQQSSRFLELVATVLYFEELQETLLVEKIGQVKKKQRYQENEIADALAFIAKLKQGSYQNS, from the coding sequence TTGTTAAAAGAACATACCAAGCTGCTTCAAGTACTAGCAGAAACAGAAGAGATTATCGGACGAAAAAAACTACAGAAAATGGTGTATGTTGCGCAAAAGCTACGCTTTCCATTTTACGAGAAGTATGAGTTCCATTTTTATGGTCCTTATTCAGAGGAACTCACACTGCAAATGGAGGAGCTACATAATCTAGGTCTTATCAGTGAAACGAAGGAACGCAAAGGTGGGTATGAACAATACCGATATGCATTAACGAGAGATGGCGACGATTTCTTAAAGCAATACGGTCTGGAAAGTGTTTTGACAGGCGAAGTCATGATGTGCCTAAATCAGCAGAGCTCTCGTTTTCTAGAATTGGTAGCCACTGTGCTGTATTTTGAAGAGTTGCAAGAAACGTTACTTGTGGAAAAGATTGGTCAGGTCAAGAAAAAGCAGCGCTATCAGGAAAATGAAATCGCTGATGCGCTTGCTTTTATAGCAAAGTTGAAGCAAGGTTCTTACCAAAATTCATAA
- a CDS encoding HD domain-containing protein produces MAYMLEKLDEEKVFKDPVHRYIHVRDKLIWDLIGTKEFQRLRRVRQLGTSYLTFHGAEHSRFNHSLGVYEIVRRIVEVFKDRPHWREEDRLLCLCAALLHDIGHGPFSHSFEKVFHLDHEEWSRRIILGNTEINAILKQASPTLPQRVSDVIEKTDENKLIVSLISSQIDADRMDYLQRDAFYTGVSYGHFDMERILRVMRPTEDQAVIKHSGMHAVEDYIMSRYQMYWQVYFHPVTRSAEVILTKVLHRAKELFEQGYAFQYPPVHFESLFKEQISLDEYLQLDEAIVMYYFHMWQHEKDGILNDLCDRFMNRRLYKYVEFNLELQMKKWLELSTLFQTIGLAPEYYLVVDSSSDLPYDFYRPGEEEERLPIHLLMPGGELQELSRQSDIVESISGKKRTDHKLYFPKDRLEDFSTFETEKKRILDILYGKG; encoded by the coding sequence ATGGCGTATATGTTGGAAAAATTAGATGAAGAAAAGGTGTTTAAAGATCCTGTGCACCGTTACATCCATGTGAGGGATAAGCTGATATGGGATTTGATTGGTACAAAGGAGTTCCAAAGGCTGCGCCGTGTGCGTCAATTAGGAACCTCGTATTTAACCTTTCATGGGGCGGAGCACAGTAGATTTAATCATTCCCTTGGTGTGTATGAGATTGTTCGTCGAATTGTTGAGGTGTTTAAGGATCGTCCTCATTGGCGTGAAGAGGATCGTCTGCTTTGTCTTTGTGCTGCGTTGCTACATGACATCGGACACGGCCCCTTTTCACATTCCTTTGAAAAGGTTTTTCATCTTGACCACGAAGAATGGAGTCGACGCATTATTTTAGGAAACACGGAGATTAATGCCATTCTTAAGCAAGCGAGCCCAACGTTGCCGCAGCGTGTATCTGATGTCATCGAAAAAACAGATGAAAACAAGCTGATTGTCAGCTTAATCTCAAGTCAGATTGATGCGGACCGAATGGATTATTTACAGCGTGATGCGTTTTATACAGGAGTTAGCTATGGCCATTTTGATATGGAACGTATTTTGCGGGTCATGCGCCCAACGGAAGATCAGGCCGTGATCAAGCATAGTGGAATGCATGCGGTAGAAGATTACATCATGAGTCGCTACCAAATGTACTGGCAGGTCTATTTCCATCCTGTTACGCGCAGTGCAGAAGTGATTTTGACAAAGGTTCTTCACCGTGCAAAAGAGCTTTTTGAACAGGGGTATGCATTTCAATACCCTCCAGTGCATTTTGAGAGTCTTTTTAAAGAGCAGATTTCATTGGACGAGTATTTGCAGCTTGATGAAGCGATCGTTATGTATTATTTTCACATGTGGCAGCATGAAAAGGATGGTATTTTGAACGACCTTTGCGATCGCTTTATGAACCGTCGTTTGTACAAGTATGTTGAGTTTAATTTAGAGTTGCAAATGAAAAAATGGCTCGAATTGAGTACGTTGTTTCAAACCATTGGATTGGCACCAGAGTATTATCTCGTCGTTGATTCATCATCTGATCTTCCGTACGATTTTTATCGCCCAGGGGAGGAAGAGGAGCGTTTGCCCATTCATTTGCTGATGCCTGGAGGCGAATTACAAGAGCTGTCACGGCAATCGGACATCGTCGAATCCATCTCAGGAAAAAAGCGTACGGATCATAAGCTCTATTTTCCGAAGGACAGACTAGAGGACTTCTCGACGTTTGAAACAGAGAAGAAGAGGATTTTGGACATTCTGTATGGCAAGGGGTAA
- a CDS encoding aspartyl-phosphate phosphatase Spo0E family protein has protein sequence MRSVMNRTDEIEMLRKEMYKLYKTLDNLQDPQLIELSQKLDEKMNQLSENRGPSAS, from the coding sequence GTGAGAAGTGTCATGAATCGAACAGACGAAATTGAGATGCTCCGAAAAGAAATGTACAAGCTTTACAAAACGCTGGACAACCTTCAAGATCCACAATTGATTGAACTAAGCCAAAAACTTGATGAAAAAATGAATCAGCTTAGTGAAAATCGCGGACCGTCTGCTTCTTAA
- a CDS encoding lipoate--protein ligase family protein gives MNKTYHPLLLSPTWRVVDQSLPDPSFRALESFAIDDTLCEAVGKEHSAPILRSWVHHETIVLGIQDARLPGIEQAVRSAHTLGYDVIVRNSGGLAVALDEDVLNISLICKEPKSAMISQGYESMVALLRAVLAKEGIAFDVGEIEGSYCPGSYDLSIHGRKFAGISQRRIRGAVAVQVYLGVKRSGAERAKIVQALYDIAVQDKSETFVPTIKPEVMGSLEELTGIPLSHSDLMQHVYTVLADIGATVQASALTEAESERLVSYRQRILDRNTGVYMEPIK, from the coding sequence ATGAACAAAACTTATCACCCCCTACTTTTATCCCCAACTTGGCGTGTGGTTGACCAATCACTTCCAGACCCCTCTTTTCGCGCGCTTGAATCATTCGCCATCGATGATACTCTTTGTGAAGCGGTTGGAAAAGAGCATTCTGCACCTATTTTGCGCTCATGGGTGCATCACGAAACCATTGTGCTAGGTATTCAGGATGCACGATTGCCAGGAATCGAACAAGCAGTTCGTTCCGCACATACACTAGGGTATGACGTGATTGTTCGTAATTCAGGTGGGCTAGCGGTCGCCTTAGATGAGGATGTTCTTAATATTAGTCTTATCTGTAAAGAGCCAAAATCCGCTATGATATCCCAAGGATATGAAAGCATGGTCGCGTTGCTTCGAGCTGTTCTAGCAAAGGAAGGCATTGCTTTTGATGTTGGAGAGATTGAAGGATCGTATTGTCCTGGAAGCTACGATCTAAGTATTCACGGAAGAAAGTTTGCAGGTATCTCTCAACGACGAATTCGTGGAGCTGTAGCTGTTCAGGTGTATCTTGGCGTAAAGCGGAGCGGTGCAGAGCGAGCAAAAATTGTCCAAGCACTGTATGACATTGCCGTTCAGGACAAATCAGAAACGTTTGTGCCTACCATAAAGCCAGAGGTTATGGGATCATTGGAAGAGCTCACGGGCATTCCTTTATCCCATTCAGACCTCATGCAGCACGTGTACACTGTTCTTGCTGACATAGGGGCAACGGTGCAGGCCTCTGCGCTCACTGAAGCTGAATCCGAGCGCCTGGTTTCCTACCGACAACGTATTCTTGATCGCAACACAGGGGTCTATATGGAGCCTATCAAATAA
- the pta gene encoding phosphate acetyltransferase — protein sequence MGDWFQQIKDKAAVQNATIVFPEGTDERILEAAARLHTEGVVTPILIGNKQEVEQKAKAVGTDISGITLYDPHSYADFDQMVDAFVERRKGKATVEQAQKMLLDPNYFGTMLVHLGLAQGLVSGAAHSTADTVRPALQIIKTKPGVRKTSGVFLMVKDDETFVFADCAINISPDATDLAEIAQETAKTAELFGVEPKVAMLSFSTKGSAVSEETTKVADAVKLVQEQAPELIIDGEFQFDAAVVPSVAKKKAPDSKLQGDANVFVFPTLEAGNIGYKIAQRLGGYSAVGPLLQGLAKPVNDLSRGCSAEDAYHLALMTAVQSGQ from the coding sequence ATGGGCGATTGGTTTCAGCAAATAAAAGACAAGGCTGCGGTTCAAAACGCAACGATTGTGTTTCCAGAAGGTACAGATGAACGCATTCTTGAAGCAGCGGCAAGGTTGCATACAGAAGGCGTTGTGACGCCGATTTTAATTGGCAATAAGCAAGAGGTTGAGCAAAAAGCAAAGGCCGTTGGAACGGACATTTCAGGGATTACACTCTATGATCCACACAGTTACGCGGATTTCGATCAAATGGTAGACGCTTTTGTTGAACGCAGAAAAGGAAAAGCAACTGTCGAGCAAGCGCAGAAAATGTTGCTTGATCCGAATTATTTTGGCACAATGCTCGTTCACCTTGGGCTTGCACAAGGACTCGTGAGCGGAGCGGCCCATTCGACGGCAGACACTGTCCGTCCAGCGCTGCAAATTATTAAAACAAAACCAGGCGTTCGAAAAACGTCAGGTGTCTTTTTAATGGTCAAAGATGATGAAACATTTGTTTTTGCGGATTGTGCGATCAATATATCCCCGGATGCGACAGACTTAGCAGAGATTGCTCAGGAAACGGCAAAAACCGCGGAACTATTTGGTGTTGAACCAAAAGTAGCGATGCTTAGCTTCTCTACAAAAGGATCGGCTGTGTCCGAGGAAACGACGAAGGTGGCAGACGCCGTTAAGCTCGTTCAAGAACAAGCGCCAGAGTTAATCATTGATGGTGAATTCCAATTTGATGCCGCGGTCGTGCCTTCTGTGGCGAAAAAGAAAGCACCGGATTCAAAGCTCCAGGGAGATGCGAATGTGTTTGTCTTCCCAACGCTTGAGGCGGGGAACATTGGCTATAAAATTGCGCAGCGCCTTGGTGGCTATAGCGCGGTTGGCCCGTTGCTACAAGGCTTGGCCAAGCCTGTCAATGATTTGTCTCGTGGCTGCAGCGCAGAGGATGCGTATCATCTTGCCTTAATGACAGCTGTCCAATCAGGCCAATAA
- the hemQ gene encoding hydrogen peroxide-dependent heme synthase codes for MNEAAKTFDGWYVLHDFRTVDWSLWKQAAGDKQASVLREFNHFLSRLDVTQEAKIGSHGLFTILGQKADLMLMTLRPTIDELQEIETSFNKLQIAEYLTPAYSYVSVVELSNYMASGSENPEEDPRIQARLKPILPKWPYVCFYPMDKRRDGSDNWYMLPMDERKELMYSHGKIGRGYAGAVKQIISGSVGFDDWEWGVTLFSQDVLQFKKLVYEMRFDEVSARYGEFGSFYVGQRVELEGIAPFFHVQPN; via the coding sequence ATGAATGAAGCAGCAAAAACATTTGACGGTTGGTATGTGCTCCATGATTTTCGTACAGTCGATTGGTCGTTGTGGAAACAAGCAGCTGGCGACAAGCAAGCCTCTGTACTGCGAGAATTTAATCATTTTCTATCACGGTTAGACGTTACCCAAGAGGCTAAGATTGGCAGCCACGGGCTTTTTACCATTCTTGGACAAAAAGCCGATCTCATGCTAATGACTTTGCGTCCAACCATTGATGAGCTTCAAGAAATTGAAACGTCGTTTAATAAATTGCAAATTGCAGAGTACCTTACACCTGCATATTCCTATGTGTCTGTTGTAGAATTGTCGAACTACATGGCATCAGGCTCTGAAAATCCTGAGGAAGATCCAAGAATCCAAGCACGTCTTAAGCCCATTCTGCCTAAATGGCCTTATGTCTGCTTTTACCCAATGGACAAGCGTCGCGATGGCAGTGACAACTGGTATATGCTCCCAATGGACGAGCGTAAAGAATTAATGTACAGCCACGGGAAAATTGGTCGCGGCTATGCAGGAGCTGTTAAGCAAATCATTTCAGGATCAGTCGGCTTTGACGATTGGGAATGGGGCGTTACGTTGTTTTCCCAAGACGTTCTTCAATTTAAAAAGCTCGTTTATGAAATGCGCTTCGACGAAGTAAGTGCCCGCTATGGTGAATTTGGCAGCTTTTATGTCGGCCAAAGGGTAGAACTTGAAGGCATTGCACCATTTTTCCACGTTCAACCAAACTAA
- a CDS encoding cell wall hydrolase, whose translation MAVVQYTEKGVQLLARLMRAEAEGDGDLGMLLVGNVGVNRVRAECLDFVDIDNINNMVFQSPGGFEATQKGYFYQRARENDKRLARKVIKGIRYDPGSYALFFFRPPGDCPAQWYGQANTGRYKSHCFFAPTQTECPAVYGG comes from the coding sequence ATGGCCGTCGTTCAATATACAGAAAAAGGTGTACAGCTGCTTGCGCGATTAATGCGAGCTGAGGCAGAAGGAGACGGGGACCTGGGAATGCTCCTCGTTGGCAACGTCGGAGTGAACCGTGTGCGTGCGGAGTGTCTAGACTTCGTGGACATTGATAACATTAATAACATGGTGTTTCAGTCTCCAGGAGGCTTCGAGGCGACGCAAAAGGGTTATTTTTATCAACGTGCCCGTGAAAACGATAAGCGCCTTGCTCGCAAGGTCATTAAAGGCATTCGGTATGATCCAGGAAGTTATGCGCTTTTTTTCTTTCGTCCTCCGGGTGATTGCCCTGCACAGTGGTATGGCCAAGCAAATACAGGTCGTTACAAGTCCCATTGCTTTTTCGCTCCAACACAAACTGAATGTCCTGCCGTTTACGGTGGTTAA
- the gerQ gene encoding spore coat protein GerQ, whose translation MANKNTTGSSGSYYGYPTQGQQGQGYYPYQGYGYPQQAQQTQQQQPYQNQPQATLGVTDAPGQLPIQQSYIENILRLNKGKEATVYMTFEASEEWNSKIFKGIIEAAGRDHIILSDPNTGKRYLLLTIYLDYITFDEEINYNYPYGQQSQSGNMSTYSPR comes from the coding sequence ATGGCGAATAAAAACACGACAGGAAGTTCGGGCTCCTATTACGGGTACCCAACGCAAGGTCAGCAAGGGCAAGGCTACTATCCTTATCAAGGGTATGGGTATCCCCAGCAGGCACAGCAGACCCAACAACAGCAGCCATATCAAAATCAACCTCAAGCGACATTAGGGGTGACTGATGCACCAGGCCAATTGCCTATTCAGCAGTCTTATATTGAAAACATTCTAAGGCTCAACAAAGGCAAAGAAGCCACGGTGTACATGACGTTTGAGGCAAGTGAAGAATGGAATTCAAAGATTTTCAAAGGCATTATTGAAGCGGCCGGTCGTGACCACATCATTCTTAGTGACCCGAATACAGGCAAACGATATCTGCTTTTGACGATTTATCTTGATTACATTACGTTTGATGAGGAAATTAATTACAATTATCCGTATGGTCAGCAGTCGCAATCAGGGAATATGTCAACGTATTCCCCACGATAA
- a CDS encoding FtsW/RodA/SpoVE family cell cycle protein yields MSETAPKSLSDRIDWTLLFLILLLAMFSLAGIYSAQLHGSGTTRDVMMQGAIYAGSIFLFIGMMFFEPEHYQKLTWYLYAFAAIILFALIIAPHSIAPVINGQRSWFVIPGFGTLQPAEFAKITYILSMSWILAHHKSIDQEQTLKTDLWLLVKFIACTSLPWLLIMMQTDLGTGLVYLAIFSAFMVVSGIAWRLIILLLLSVSAIGGTAIYLALFQSEWLLSLGVKPYQISRVFAWLEPEVVAKGEGLQLLRSMRAIGSGQIYGKPYGDREIYIPEAHTDFIFSVIAEQFGFIGASLLIAVFFFLIYHLIQIALRTRRPFDTYVCVGAIAMIAFHVFQNIGMTMQLLPITGIPLPFVSSGGSSLLSSLMLMGLILSIQFHEKSYMFESDVSKMQMK; encoded by the coding sequence TTGAGCGAAACGGCACCTAAATCGCTGTCTGATCGAATCGATTGGACGTTGCTTTTTTTAATCCTGCTGCTTGCAATGTTTAGCTTAGCGGGTATTTATAGTGCGCAGCTTCACGGCTCTGGCACAACTCGAGATGTGATGATGCAAGGGGCGATCTACGCAGGAAGCATCTTTCTTTTTATAGGGATGATGTTTTTTGAACCTGAACACTACCAAAAATTGACGTGGTATTTGTACGCGTTCGCAGCGATCATATTGTTTGCACTTATTATCGCGCCCCACTCTATTGCGCCTGTGATTAATGGCCAACGTAGCTGGTTTGTGATTCCTGGGTTTGGCACACTACAGCCTGCAGAGTTTGCCAAAATCACGTACATCCTTTCCATGAGTTGGATTTTGGCACACCACAAGTCGATTGATCAGGAACAAACGCTGAAAACAGATCTATGGTTGCTTGTAAAATTCATCGCCTGTACATCACTTCCTTGGCTGCTCATTATGATGCAGACCGATCTTGGTACTGGGCTTGTCTACCTCGCGATTTTTTCAGCCTTTATGGTTGTCTCTGGGATTGCTTGGCGGCTGATTATTCTGCTTCTATTAAGTGTATCAGCGATAGGTGGAACGGCCATTTATCTCGCTTTATTTCAATCAGAATGGCTACTATCCTTAGGTGTAAAGCCATATCAGATCAGCCGCGTTTTCGCCTGGTTAGAACCAGAGGTCGTTGCTAAGGGGGAGGGTCTGCAGCTCCTACGATCAATGCGAGCGATTGGTTCAGGACAAATATACGGGAAACCCTATGGAGATCGGGAAATCTATATACCGGAAGCACATACAGATTTTATTTTCAGTGTCATTGCTGAACAATTTGGCTTTATCGGGGCAAGTTTGTTAATTGCGGTTTTCTTTTTCTTGATCTACCATCTCATACAGATTGCCTTACGTACCCGTAGACCGTTTGATACATATGTATGTGTGGGTGCCATCGCAATGATTGCGTTTCATGTCTTTCAAAATATTGGCATGACCATGCAACTTCTCCCAATCACTGGCATCCCTCTTCCTTTTGTTTCATCAGGGGGGAGTTCCCTATTAAGTTCGCTCATGCTCATGGGTCTCATTCTTAGCATCCAGTTTCATGAAAAAAGCTATATGTTTGAATCCGATGTCTCAAAAATGCAAATGAAATAA